Proteins found in one Rickettsiales bacterium genomic segment:
- a CDS encoding IS1595 family transposase has translation HFNLFLKECEWRFNMGTPSDLLADLKKLLKEYY, from the coding sequence AGCATTTTAATCTGTTCTTGAAAGAATGTGAGTGGAGGTTTAATATGGGCACACCAAGTGACTTACTGGCAGACCTGAAAAAGTTGCTCAAAGAATATTATTAG